ACACCTCCGGCGCGAGGGAGATAATCTTCATGAACCGCTTGTCCCGCAGCTCCCGGCCCACCGGGCCGAAGATGCGGGTACCACGCGGGTCCCCGCCGTCCTTGATGATGACGGCGGCGTTCTCGTCGAAGCGGATGTACGAGCCGTCCGGCCGACGCCTCTCCTTGGCGGTGCGAACGACGACTGCCTTGACGACATCGCCCTTCTTCACACCGGCACCCGGGATCGCGTCCTTGACCGTGGCCACAATGACGTCGCCGATGCTCGCGTAGCGCCGACCCGAGCCACCGAGAACCCGGATGCACAGGATCTCCCGAGCACCCGTGTTGTCGGCGACGCGCAGTCGCGACTCCTGCTGAATCACGTCTATCTCCTATGTCTGCCGGTTCTCCGGCCGCCGTAGCGGCCGGCCGGAGCCTGGCGGAACCTACGCCCGACGCAACGCCGGGCTCGAGCCTTCGCTACTTGGCCTTTTCCAGGATCTCCACGATCCGCCAACGCTTGGTGGCGCTCAGCGGCCGGGTCTCCATGATGAGAACCCGGTCGCCGGTGCCAGCGGCGTTCTGCTCGTCGTGCACCTTCAGCTTGGCCGTACGGCGCATGATCTTGCCGTACAGCGCGTGCCGAACCCGGTCCTCGACCTCGACCACGACGGTCTTGTCCATCTTGTCGCTGATCACCAGGCCCTCGCGGACCTTGCGGCGCGACCGCGCGGCGGCGGTGGCGGTCTCTTCGGTCATGATGCAGTCACCTCAGTCGGCGCGGCCGAGAGCCCCAGCTCACGCTCACGCATGATCGTGTAGATCCGGGCAATCTCCCGACGGATGACCTGCAGCCGCCGGTTGTTGTCCAGCTGCCCGGTTGCGGCCTGCACGCGGAGGTTGAACAGCTCCGCCTTGGCCTCCCGCAGCTTCGTGACCAGCTCCTCTTCGGAGAGCTCACGCAGCTCGGTCGCCTTAACGCCCGCTGCCATCAGGATTCACCCACTTCGCGCGTAACAATGCGGCACTTCATCGGGAGCTTGTGGATCGCGCGACGCATGGCCTCTCGCGCGATCTGCTCGTTGGGGAAGGACATCTCGAAGAGAACCCGCCCCGGCTTGACGTTGGCGACCCACCACTCGG
This portion of the Micromonospora zamorensis genome encodes:
- the rpmC gene encoding 50S ribosomal protein L29; this encodes MAAGVKATELRELSEEELVTKLREAKAELFNLRVQAATGQLDNNRRLQVIRREIARIYTIMRERELGLSAAPTEVTAS
- the rpsQ gene encoding 30S ribosomal protein S17 — encoded protein: MTEETATAAARSRRKVREGLVISDKMDKTVVVEVEDRVRHALYGKIMRRTAKLKVHDEQNAAGTGDRVLIMETRPLSATKRWRIVEILEKAK
- the rplN gene encoding 50S ribosomal protein L14; protein product: MIQQESRLRVADNTGAREILCIRVLGGSGRRYASIGDVIVATVKDAIPGAGVKKGDVVKAVVVRTAKERRRPDGSYIRFDENAAVIIKDGGDPRGTRIFGPVGRELRDKRFMKIISLAPEVL